One window from the genome of Candidatus Polarisedimenticolaceae bacterium encodes:
- the bcp gene encoding thioredoxin-dependent thiol peroxidase yields the protein MATLKVGDKAPAFALKGQSGKTVKLSDFKGKKVLVYFYPKADTPGCTKQSCEVRDARKDLAKLGIVAVGISPDTPEAQKKFDAKYGLKFPLLADPDHAVAEAWGVWGKKSMYGRTYLGIVRSSFLVDEKGKIAGAWYKVSPTDTVPKVMELPAG from the coding sequence ATGGCGACGCTGAAGGTCGGCGACAAGGCTCCCGCGTTCGCGCTGAAGGGCCAGAGCGGGAAGACCGTCAAGCTCTCGGACTTCAAGGGGAAGAAGGTCCTCGTCTACTTCTATCCGAAGGCCGACACCCCGGGGTGCACCAAGCAGTCGTGCGAGGTGCGCGATGCACGCAAGGACCTCGCGAAGCTGGGGATCGTCGCGGTCGGGATCAGCCCCGACACCCCGGAGGCGCAGAAGAAGTTCGACGCGAAATACGGCCTGAAGTTCCCCCTCCTCGCCGACCCGGACCACGCGGTGGCCGAGGCGTGGGGGGTCTGGGGGAAGAAGTCGATGTACGGGAGGACCTACCTCGGGATCGTCCGCTCGTCGTTCCTCGTGGACGAGAAGGGGAAGATCGCCGGAGCCTGGTACAAGGTCTCCCCCACCGACACCGTACCGAAGGTGATGGAGCTTCCGGCCGGCTAG
- the pgl gene encoding 6-phosphogluconolactonase gives MSGVTVLDDPAAVAREAASLFVRSAQEAIAARGRFVVALSGGSTPKAAFELLAREHREAIDWRKVVAFPGDERCVPPDHPDSNYRTARERLVDAGPLPEANLKRWRTDAGPEAAAAAFATMLREFGRLDLVMLGLGPDGHTASLFPHTTALKATDELAVSTWVEKLGVHRLTLTARAINAARRVVFLVVGHDKKDALEVVLQGPRDPSRLPAELVEPEDGELIWLVDRAARGRI, from the coding sequence ATGTCCGGCGTTACCGTGCTCGACGATCCCGCCGCCGTCGCCCGCGAAGCCGCCTCGCTCTTCGTTCGATCCGCGCAGGAGGCGATCGCGGCCCGCGGTCGGTTCGTCGTCGCGTTGTCGGGAGGGTCGACCCCCAAGGCGGCGTTCGAGCTCCTCGCGCGCGAGCACCGCGAGGCGATCGACTGGAGGAAGGTCGTCGCCTTCCCCGGGGACGAGCGGTGCGTTCCCCCGGACCATCCCGACAGCAACTACCGCACTGCGCGCGAGCGCCTCGTCGACGCGGGCCCGCTTCCGGAGGCGAACCTCAAGCGCTGGAGGACCGACGCGGGTCCCGAGGCCGCGGCGGCCGCCTTCGCGACGATGCTGCGGGAGTTCGGCCGCCTCGACCTCGTGATGCTCGGCCTCGGACCCGACGGTCACACCGCCTCGCTCTTCCCGCACACGACCGCGCTCAAGGCGACCGACGAGCTCGCCGTCTCCACCTGGGTGGAGAAGCTCGGGGTGCACCGGTTGACCCTCACCGCCCGCGCGATCAACGCGGCGCGGCGCGTCGTCTTCCTCGTCGTGGGCCACGACAAGAAGGACGCCCTCGAGGTGGTGCTCCAGGGGCCGCGCGACCCCTCGCGCCTCCCGGCGGAGCTCGTCGAGCCCGAGGACGGCGAGCTCATCTGGCTCGTGGACCGGGCGGCGCGCGGGCGGATCTGA